ACTATACACTTTAAAAAGGCTCTGGAAGGTGCATCATAAACTAAAGATTTAATCTCTATGCTTATCTGATCTCCATTGAACATACTTCCAGTGTGTATTGACTCATTccatttattaacaaaatctaACAAATATTCATTAATATTGTCTGGTTTATGAtcacaataaaatatagcaataacAAATATACCAGAATTGTCAAAGCATACAAGTAGGTACGTgagtaaaatatttcaaattgtttgaatactataatgttatatatcattagaaaaaagattgtttcagtattttaaaggtgaaaaaattattaaaatcgaacaattggttcaaaagttatgacggtttaagtagcgatttttctatatatggatttgttgaaaaaactgtggtcaaaataatgttttttttcacttaaattgtcataactttgcCAATTCTTATAGAAATACAAATATCTTGGTGTTAAAAGATAGGTGCAAGAGTGGGTTACAACTTTATGTTAAACTCTAACCACCGGGTGTATCGGATGGGCAGAGGGGGCACCAAAAGCTGAacacttttttcagaaaaaaaattttttttaaagacataagcaatataaatacacaaaaaagttgttttaaatttatagtaaacCACCAAATTATACGAGAGGTGAATGTTAGCAATAGAGATGGGTGTGGTGGCGATGGGTGTATCACACCCTAGGATCAAAAACGGGGCGACTGAATAAGTGCGAATTTCATAACTGCGAATTAGCATAAGTGtgactggcataagtgcgaactggcataagtgcgaactggcacaagcgcgaactggcataagtgcgaaacaattgcaaaaactggcataagtgcgaactagcaCAAGCgcgaactgacataagtgcgccaaaagaatttgcaaacattgccataagtgcgaactggcataagtgcgaaacaattgcaaaaactggcataagtgcgaactggcacaagcgcgaactggcataagtgcgccgaaagaatttgcaaacattggcataagtgcgaactggcataagtgcgaactggcataagtgcgaaccaattgcaaaaactggcataagtgcgaactggcacaaGCGCGAAttagcataagtgcgccgaaagaatttgcaaacattggctcaagtgcaaattggcataagtggcGAATTGGCAAGTTCGTACTTATGccgattcgcacttatgccagttcgcacttatgccaatttgcacttatgccaatgtttgcaaattctttcggcgcacttatgccagttcgcgcttgtgccagttcgcacttatgccagtttttgcaattgattcgcacatatgccagttcgcacttatgccagttcgcacttatgccaatgtttgcaaattctttcggcgcacttatgccagttcgcgcttgtgccagttcgcacttatgccagtctttgcaactgcttcgcacttatgcagATTCGCAGTTATGAAATTCGCACTTATTCAGCCTCCTCTCAAAAACgacttgattttataaatatttatatctttactaAAATGAGTAAAACTAGtacacaatataaaattatgctATACAATCTTACGTAAAAATGTGGTGTTTCTATTACGAAGGGGCGTATGCCCACCACCTGCCTacttcccccccccccacctctcCACCCAaccgaaaaaaaattattattttcaaaatttgaacaataaatttaaaaaataaattataaaaattggaaaaaaattggaaataaattaaaaaataaattcataccAGACAACTACCAAATTTGGGAGGTGAATGTAAAACTCACAGTAGATATGTTGATGATGTTTTAGTactataatatcaaaaaatgtttcaatactTGAAATATCTgattgaatatttaaagtacaacaacaaagaagtaaaaaacaTATTCCACTAGATTAAAAGATACATTAGTGGTGCATCCATGGTCATAAGAGAGTGGAGTATAAGGGAGGGCGTATCCAAATATTTCATAAGAAAGGGGCATTCTAATGCCCCTTCCACTTCTaaccaaaaattattatttaattggatatatattacaaaaaaaattatacaactactAATGTGGGGCTATAAGTCAATTGGCTGTAAAAAACATGTCATCTTTCTAACCAAGTATAGCAAAAACCTATATTATTTAGGCAAGTCACAAGACTTGCTGTGTAACTTAGGCAAGTCATAACACTTGCTGTATTATTTaggcaagtcacaacacttgctatGTAACTTaggcaagtcacaacacttgctgtattatttaggcaagtcacaacacttgctgtaTTATTTAGGCAAGTTACAACACTTGCTGTATTATTTaggcaagtcacaacacttactatataatttatgcaagtcacaacacttgctgtaTTATTTAGGCAAGTCACAACTAAACTAAAATCAAATTCTTGTAATAATTTTCCAATTACAATCATTTTGTGAAGTTCACTTTATACACCTTACCAATTCGTTCAGATGACGATGgtactaaaaaataaacataaaatacagCATCgtcttaaaattatttggtttttaaaaagtaaagatatGTAAACCTTACCAGTATTAACAGAAgaagataaaactaaaaaataaaaatacattacattatCTTGCAATTACATATGTAAATTATTTGTCGATACtggaaaatatttgttatttaagaTCTATAAAttcttattgaaaatatatgACATTACCAACTGGAACAGATGCAAGtgacactaaaataaaaaataaaatcttgtaTTAATTTTGCAATAACAATCATGTTGAAAGGTTTACATTATACCTTACCAACTTGTTTCGATGATGATGgcgctaaaaaataaaaatataaaatactatagCACAGacttatatgataaaaaaatgttatatgaaaaactttatatgaaaaaattaaataatatagcaaaaccttaaaataatttagaaattaaaatcatatatgaaaataaaaatataaaaaccttaCCCATTATAACCGATGAAGttgatactaaaaaataaaaaatgcaatacaCAACATAACTGtgcaattatttaataattgaaaccatacttaaaattatttgtaattaacaatatatatacatacatacatatatatatataatatatatatatatatatatatatatatatatatatatatatatatatatatatacatatatatatatatacatataaacctTACCAACAGTAACGGATGAAGatgatactaaaaaataaaagacaataCACAAAACAAccttacaattattttataattaaaaatatactgaaaaataataatatataaaacttgcCAATAGTAATGGACGATGatgatactaaaaaataaaaaacaatacataacATAACCTCAAGATTATTTAGCAATTATAATCATATTGAAAAGTAAGAATATATAAACCTTACCAGCAGGAATAGACGACAGTGACACTAAATATGAATTAAATGGCATAATACAAGTCTCCTtccattaatatatatatatatatatatatatatatatatatatatatatatatatatatatatatatatatatatatatatatagtttatatatatatatatatatatatatatatatatatatagtttatatatatatatagtttatatatatatatataacaattttatatatataaaaattctctctatatatataacaactttatatatataaaaaaaggtttgctaaagataaagaaaataaattaaaattgttggaatgtttttcaactttaaaatacactttttttgagttataatatctatataatgATGTATTAACAAAGTATacactttaaaatattgaaacctACAAAACTTACATATTTGTTTGCCATATTCACctaaataccaattttaaattaaaacatttactttaagtttatatatgtaATGATGTATCAATTAGTTATATGTTGAAAAATATAGAAATCTATGAAACTTACATATCCGCTGGCCGTACTCACCTAAATACTAATTTTGAATCAAAACGTTTATTCAAAGCTAACAGGGAATACTAACACAGcatacaaatacttttaaatgatatagtaactaaaacaatttaaactaaacttactgattgattgattgatatatatatatatatatatatatatatatatatatatatatatatatatatatatatatatatatatatatatatatatatatatatatatatatatatatatatatatatatatatatatatatatatataataaaaataactactgagctattgaaaaaagaaagtaaCTAACTGATGTTGTTGGCTGACGCCATTTCACAACTTTGAGCATCTAAAACAGCGAAAGTGgccaaataataatttaaaaatagtttaataaatttatataaaaataacttatttattaaatataagttataaactAAAGGcattccttgttaaataaagacAACGTTCAAACTTCAAATTAGATATGATTCATAACTAATTTGATTCATATCTAAATTATATTATGAATATGATATGAAATACTATGTGAAACCTTTATTTTCTTTCtccattttatttcttaacgaaatataaaatttaagtcttattttattatttgctaaaaatccttttaataaaacaatttcgtttaaatttacaaattttttaatcatattttcaCTATAAAGTATCTAGGTTTATAATATCAATTTatgaaataagttaaatattgctaataatattagtaatatgaatgttatatataaaaaatatatatatacaaataatcaATGGACCCCTCTGTCTCCCGCGCTAACATCAGGGAAAATGTAAATTAGGTAACAAAAGTGCAGCAAGAAATAGGGTGACTgctacataatatttttcaacgaaatttggcaggtgcatagataaataaataacttaaaaataaaaattgaatagaaaaaataaagactgGACATTAATTTCACCACAGAAGTACGACTAAAACTTTGACAGCAATAAACTTGGTAATATATCAATTGAGTATAATTAAAACCAAATCGAAAATAAGCTTCAACTAttcttctttctaaaaataatctatgttgataacgaatactaaaaagttatttcagAAAGCCTTCCTCAAGCACGCTAACTTTGATGAGACTGCGAAAATCGTGGCacaaaattttagcacaaaattcggttccgtaaaacgcaATTGTCACGTACCTAATACAAGAATTGGCCACATCTGCATActtgatgatttaaaaagagGAATTCCATCAATATTTATTGACAACTTGATAATATTaccaacaacatttttttcGCTTAGAACACTTTTAATTCCTTTAAATATTCCATAATATGCATAATCCCCACCACATTTTCTTTCTACTGGTATTTTTCTTGGTGTTTCTAAAAGAGTTCTTGCATCTTTAGGAAGAGGACAACCATTTTCACGAAGGATAGATAAAAGTTCATTAACAGATGAACGATTGCTCAAGTCCAACAATTTTTAGTTGCACTTGAGCAAGCTTTTTATCTAATGATGAAATTTCACCCTCATTAGAAACATCACTACTGTAACAATCTGTATTGTTACTATCAGATTCACAACTGTTCGGATAATAATCATCAGTTAAGTAAGCATTatcgcataaaaaatttagtctGACATACTTATACTCTCCAATAATTCATTGTCACTATTCACTGAATATAAGTCGTCAAATGAAGATGAAACAGTTGTAGAACCAAGCGATGttgatttttctgtaaaaagaGAAAAATCAATAACATGTTGTTCAACAACTGTCTCATCCTTACTTGACGAATCTAAAAGTGCATTTACTTTTACATTggataccatttaaaaaaacactgaaTTTCAGATAAGAGTTATGCTAATTCTTGAAAAAACGCCACGATATTTGCAGAAGATGCCCGCTTTAATAGGTGATAAATAGATGATTGGTGATAacgccaaattttttttttgataaacattcaggaaatatatatttgaattttagttgctattttgaaactaatattttaaaaaacttcaaggTTCGTTTCTAATCCGAGAACGGACGAACGACATTGGACGTACAATGTACGTACATTGTACGTCCGTCATTGCTTAGCCCGTTGGGTTGAAAGTACATTTTATTCATCTCCATCTATCAATCAAAGTtcaaaacttggttcaaacccaTATGAGAGAAATTTACGTGCTGTTATAGCATTTCGTTAAATTGGACATGGTAACGAAGCTATGTCTACTTTTACTGCTATAATGAATAAGCCTCCACCTCTTATGAATTACAGTTATGATCTTACAAACAATAAGTTACataaagtttataagaaaattacTTCTCAGAGTATGAAAGCTGCTGTTTCAGAACTAAgagaaataataaatgtaaatgctTCTGATGATGAAATTATTGGCTGTGGCATATCAATAGACGGAACATGGCAACGTCGTAGATACTCTTCCTTAAATGGTGTTGTTGCTGGTCTTtcacatgaaaataaaaaggtgattgatgttttttctttatctaagTTTTGCATGCAGTGTGAAGTACATAAGAGAATAAACAATCctattgattttaaatgttgaGAAGCTACACACAACTGCCAGGTTATACATTTTGGCTCAGCAGGGTCAATGGAAGCTGAATTTTACATTcatcaatacaaaaatataatttaagatATACTAAGTACCTTGGAGATGGTGACTCAAGTTCATTTTCTAATGTTGTTAAAAGTAAACCATATGGGATTGTATTATCAAAAAGCTAAAATGTATTGACCAGTATCAGAAAAGCTCTCGTTTGcgtcaaaaaattaaagattttaaaggcGGGTTGTTAAGTGACGGCttaaaaatatctggaaaagGAAGATTAACCAATAATTAACACAACGCAGAACTTTGTTGGAATGGCTataagtcaaaataaaaataacctacTGTGAATGAGAAATTCTGTAATAGCTGTACTTTAccattgtaaaaattttccatATGAAGTTACTCGtcatcaattttgtttaaaagagaaaaacagCTGGTGCAAATGGCAATCAGATAAAGTTACAGGTAAAACAAGCTATAGGCAAAAAATTAACTAACCAGTTGCAATAATAGAGGAAATTAAACCTATTTTTCAAGAATTGTCCCTGAAATGCTAAGAAAGTGTTTAcaggtatatttttaaaatgcatagtTTTCCTGGGGGTATTTATGTCGAAAAAGGAgctttcaaaaaagataaaaagcgACTATCAAGTATGTCAAGAAAATTgaatgatattaataaaaaatgaagaaaacatttaagatcgataaaaaaggttatttagACATTGAGAAGGAGAATGATGATGTAAACTTTTAAGCTAGCGGCAGTTTTTAGTAAcatttcacaaaaaaacttttcgcTTTTacgctgttttatttttaaatgtgttttttgggctttctaattttaatgtttttcttgcgAAAAAGATAATATTACGAAAACCTTAATACAGTTTGGTTAAAtcttcaatcaatcaatcaatcatatatattctgaaaataaattttcacggctgtttacaaatagtattgaaatACTAATCTCAAGTAAATACCtgcaaaaaatagtttatttatatacaattaatcttagtaataataataataatattaataatagtaataataataataataataatgataataataataataataataataataataataataataataaagtaattataataatttaaataaatcggtATAACTTTCCATACATCAATCGTTTTTAcatacaaagttacagttacaaacagtaataaactgacaaagCGTAACAACGAACGATGACACTAAAACgactattgctaaaaaaattataaagatttagtaaatatattaatataatcatagttgttttaatataataatcaaaatattttcaaatattataatcaaataaataaatacaatataaacagaaaaacactgccaaaatcaaaacaaaacaaaagttacaacaaacattacaaacaaaacaaaaaattacctttggcaaaaaaaacaaaaaaaaactaaggattaaaaaagataataataatacacgGTAGAATAATAAATggctaaaatgaaaataaaaacaaattatatataactgtataaaaatttatatacagtcgactctcgatatctcgaacaCTAAGGGGACCGGaaaaaaagttcgagatatcgagagttcgagatatcaagaaaagggttgaaaataaataaaattgcccgacttttattaaaacaagttatttttctgacaaaaattattaacaacaaaaactacaacttttggaaaaaatctgttatctgatattgctttaaattatcCATCTTTTCCATCTTCATTAAATCCTCAAGTTTTAGTGCTAGGGATTGTATTTCATTTCCGTATTTTGAGCTGTATAGCGAAGCATTTTGAATTGTTTCAAAAGCAATTTCTAATTGAATATCAGATGGGTGTGGCGGGGCTTCGACGTCAATAGCTTCGTCAACGCTATCTTCAACTTCATTATCGTCGTTTTCAAAATTAGGGTCTAAAATCTGAGCAATGATTTCAGCATCAGTAGCAAGTGAACCGGTAGTTACTACATCGCAATCTAAACCAATGTAAGATTCCGCTGAGAGATCTTCTTGTACGGCACGAGGATTTAACTCTCGCAAACGGTTAAGTTCTTCTGtcgaaaaatttaaaagaatgatCATCATCAGCTTCTTCAATACTCTTGTTTGTTTTGCTAATACCAGCTTTTTTAAAGCAGTCCCCTTCGACACAGCATTCCACGAAGAAACAAGATCTTTAATTGCTTGAAGTATAGAAATTTTTGGCATGGGTTCGTTGTTATCGACAGCCTTGATACACAAACGCACAATTTTGTGACGATAATGAGCTTTAAGACTTCGTATTACACATTGATCCATGGGCTGAAGGACAGATGTGGTGTTAGGGGAGGAAAATATTAGGTTGATGTTGCTTAGCCCTTCAATGTGTGGGTGGGCAGAACAGTTATCCACCAGTAGTGCTACTTTGAGCACGAAAAAATGAGTCAAGTTTCATTACCCATTCTGTAAAAAGGTCTCCGGTCATCCAActttttagctgatttttatATGTGCAAGGAAGTTGTTTAATGTGCTTAAAACACCGTGGGTTTTTAGATTTTCCAATAACAAACATAGGTAACTTTTCTCCCGTTGCACTCCCTGCTGCTATGCCTGTTAGTCTgactttactattttttccCCCAAAACATTTTTCTCGTGATAAATGGTATGTTTTGTTTGGTAGGCACTGGTAAAATAGTCCAAACTCATcggcattgaaaatgttttcaagCTTGTAATTCAAAAGCAATGTTGGAAGTGTAGTTTCATTCCACGAAGCAGTCATATTATTCGTCACGGCGGCACTTTCGCCTGAGATTATTTTAAAGCTGATGCCGTTCCTAAAAATAGGAAcagaataattgaattttaattacacgtttaaaaaactaaataaactaaatataaacagatacatgttatttgtttatattaaaattgaacaagatttgacaaaatttaattGACCTTTCTTTCCAATTATGAAACCAACAATCAGATGCTTTAAAATCCAACTCTCCTAATGCTTCTGCGAATTTTAGTGCCTTTTCTTTTAGTATGGTACCATCAATTGGTACTTGTTGACTTCTTTTTGCAACGAACCACGTGTATATGGCCTTgtctacatttttgaaattaccaCTACGAAGTTTCTTCCGTTTAGATTTTGTGCCATTTTTTTCCAGTGAGGTTAATaacttggttttatttttaatccaggTTGATAATGTGTTCTTAGGGACTCCATAATTTTTGGCAACCTCTTTGTTAGACATCCCAGTCTCTAGGTCTTTTAATGCCttgcatttttctattatagatTTGTTCGTGAGTTTTCGTTTAACGAGCGGCATGTTGCTGCGTTtgacaaaaagaataaattatatattaaaggaaaacttttcaaaaattcgattcttaaaataaatcgaattaaaaatttttttttttcgaaaattggaattttaaaaaactaaattttattaaaacatttttgaaaaaaaaatgttgaaaagttcGAGATAACGAGAGAAAATTGCCCTGTGGACCGAAAATATTGTTCGAGATACCAAAAAGTTCGAGATAATAAggttcgagatatcgagaggATTTTAGCCTAAACTAGTACGTTATGTCCATGGGACCGCTAAAAAAGTTCGAGATACTCaaaagttcgagatatcaagtattcgagatatcgagagtcgactgtataactaaaaataaataataactaaaaaaaaaaaaattaaatgactaacaaaaaatagtaaaactatatacgctaaaaaactgaagaaaataaataaataataaaataaataatcctaagaaatatatgaaagaaaactaaagaaatatacgaaaaaataataaaaattttcatttgcCGATCGAGGTTCCGatgtttaaatagtttttttttctttttttgccattctttttatatattttattcattaacggttgttttttttcacttctattttcattacttttttacttgatttctttcagatatttctttttcttaaaaaaaaaaaggccttttgaaaaaaagtgctgacaccccccccccccccacccgGTGTCGTCACCTCTGGAAACTAACTTAACTACATACAAGGAatacaaaaatctatttaaaaaaattagaaaaaatttaaaaaaatatatatattattcaaaacaattaaactcaaaacaaaaaagcaaaagcgatattaaaaaaacctattgAAAGAAATTTGTAGCTATATAGTTGTAAATGTGTTTCCGGCGATTAAACAACCAAtctatgaaatatttaaatctccAGCTATTACAGGATCTGTAccgaataaattaaaaatagccaaggtaaaactaatattaaaaaccgGAGATTCATTTACACTTAATAACTACAGACCTATCTCAGTTCTTCctgtgttttaaaacttttggagagagtaatatacaataaactgcataagtatctaacaaataacaaaatccCAAATGAAAAACAGTTTGGCTTCTAAAAAGCGTTATTCAACCGAATACGATTAAATGTTGCTTTTGGAAGCCAAACTGTAATTGGATGtcataatgtttgcagacgacactaatttattttatgtatccACATCTATTACAGAACTTTATGAAactacaaataatgaacttaaaaaactaaacagtTGGTTAATATCTAACAAATTATCGCTTaacacagaaaaaacaaaatacatttttttttcatttctaacCTTATAAAAATACCTCCCGATTTACCTTCTCTAAATAAAGATACTAAAGAAATAGAGAGAACTCAACCCGTTGTGCACATCACTGTTGATTAAACGTTGATCGAGTGCTTCCGAGCAGTGTTGATTAACCGTTGACTGAGTGAAGGGTTTTGTTAAGACTTGCAACGCTGTTTTACAGTTGCTTTATCAACGAAGAATCACTGTTGCTTTGCTATTGTTAATTTAACGTTGATTGAATGCTTTTTAGAAGTGTTGATTAACCGTTAACTGACGGTAGAGTTTTGTTAACATTAGCAATGGtgctttaaagattttttaattgtcgatttaacttcattttataGTATTGCATTtagtaattatataataataattaagataAAACAAGCTTTGAAGCgcagtttttataatatcttaacAAAACTACGCATTTGCTCAATACCTTTTGCAACTGCAAATtttcagttttgaaaaatacttagtcattattttttatttttgaaaatccaAATGACCCTAGAATACCCTAATCATGTCTACTATAGTGGACATTATGGTTAGGGTATTCTGGAACATaggaattttcaaaaataaaaaaataatgactaaGAATTTGTCGAAACTGAAAATTTGCAGCAGCAAAAGGTATTGAGCAAATATGTAGTTTTGTTAAGACAATATAAAAACCAACTGTACcaattttggttgttttttcTTGAGTCATTACACTTTCGTGGAGTGgagattttttatctaatttttgaaAGTGCTGAGATATATCTTCTTGAgtgtacaactttttttaaacatcctaaataattttcaaataaataagtaGATATCTTATTTAAAGACTtactataatttaaaacatcataAGCCATGTGTATTAGAGAATGAACATTGTAAAGACTAAAAATTTTCTCCATATAGTAAAATAGCCTCATTTCTAAacccataaaataatttttttcaaaataatacataacatttttctttacaGAAAGTATCAGAAAGAAGTATACGCGTAGCGATTGACAGGGTCAGAAACAAGTTGTATTCTTTACTAGAGATCTTACTTTTTAGTACAACTAATCAGAGTACAGAAGAAAGAAACGAAACTCTACAGccttaaaatatattaagttgTCTAGTTTTCTTGCTGTACGTTGAAA
This portion of the Hydra vulgaris chromosome 13, alternate assembly HydraT2T_AEP genome encodes:
- the LOC136090069 gene encoding tigger transposable element-derived protein 4-like — protein: MPLVKRKLTNKSIIEKCKALKDLETGMSNKEVAKNYGVPKNTLSTWIKNKTKLLTSLEKNGTKSKRKKLRSGNFKNVDKAIYTWFVAKRSQQVPIDGTILKEKALKFAEALGELDFKASDCWFHNWKERNGISFKIISGESAAVTNNMTASWNETTLPTLLLNYKLENIFNADEFGLFYQCLPNKTYHLSREKCFGGKNSKVRLTGIAAGSATGEKLPMFVIGKSKNPRCFKHIKQLPCTYKNQLKSWMTGDLFTEWVMKLDSFFRAQSSTTGG